From the Vibrio metoecus genome, one window contains:
- the surA gene encoding peptidylprolyl isomerase SurA: MKLWKPTLISLLGTLTLFNAHAELQQLDSVAVIVNSGVILQSDVDGALKTVKANAKQNKQPLPQESVLREQVLEKLIIDTLQQQEADRIGVKIDDNRLNDAIKEIAKSNQQTQEQLIAAVAQEGLTYPEFREQVRKEMAASDARNALVRRRINILPAEVDTLAELLAKETDATVQYKISHIQLRVEDGQDKSEAESLANKLVTELKQGSDFAKMAYTYSKGPKALQGGDWGWMRKEEMPTIFADQIKMQNKGSVIGPFRSGVGFHILKIDDVKGLETVAVTEVNARHILIKPTIILSDDGAQKQLNEFVQRIKNGEVTFAELAQQYSQDPGSAAQKGELGYQTPDLYVPEFKHQVETLPVGQISEPFKTVHGWHIVEVLDRRQVDRTDSALKNKAYRILFNRKFNEEASAWLQELRASAFVEVLKDEKDEQ; the protein is encoded by the coding sequence ATGAAATTGTGGAAACCCACATTAATTAGCCTCCTCGGCACACTGACTCTGTTTAATGCTCACGCGGAACTTCAGCAATTGGATAGTGTTGCCGTTATCGTCAATAGTGGCGTGATATTACAAAGTGACGTGGATGGTGCACTGAAAACCGTGAAGGCGAATGCCAAGCAAAATAAGCAACCTTTACCACAAGAAAGTGTTTTGCGTGAACAAGTGCTGGAAAAACTGATCATCGATACCTTGCAGCAGCAAGAAGCCGATAGAATCGGGGTAAAAATTGATGACAATCGTTTAAACGATGCGATTAAAGAGATCGCCAAAAGCAATCAACAAACCCAAGAGCAATTAATTGCCGCTGTAGCCCAAGAAGGCCTAACCTACCCTGAATTTCGTGAACAAGTGCGTAAAGAGATGGCCGCCAGTGATGCGCGTAATGCACTCGTTCGTCGTCGAATCAATATTCTCCCCGCCGAGGTCGACACCTTAGCCGAGCTATTGGCTAAAGAAACCGATGCAACGGTGCAATACAAAATTAGTCATATCCAACTTCGCGTTGAAGATGGACAGGACAAGAGTGAAGCGGAATCGCTAGCCAACAAACTGGTGACGGAACTCAAGCAGGGCTCTGATTTTGCGAAAATGGCCTATACCTACTCCAAGGGGCCTAAAGCGCTACAGGGTGGTGACTGGGGATGGATGCGTAAAGAAGAAATGCCGACCATCTTTGCAGATCAGATCAAAATGCAAAACAAAGGCAGCGTTATCGGCCCATTCCGCAGTGGCGTCGGTTTTCACATTCTAAAAATTGACGATGTAAAAGGCTTAGAAACCGTTGCCGTGACGGAAGTGAATGCTCGCCATATTCTGATCAAACCAACAATCATTCTTAGCGATGATGGTGCACAAAAACAGCTCAATGAATTCGTACAGCGCATCAAAAATGGGGAAGTCACTTTTGCGGAACTCGCTCAGCAGTACAGCCAAGATCCAGGTTCAGCGGCACAAAAAGGTGAGCTAGGCTATCAAACGCCAGATCTGTATGTTCCAGAGTTTAAGCACCAAGTTGAAACCTTACCGGTTGGACAAATCAGTGAGCCATTTAAAACCGTACATGGTTGGCACATTGTTGAGGTTTTAGATCGCCGTCAAGTCGATCGCACCGACTCCGCCCTGAAAAATAAAGCGTACCGAATCCTGTTCAACCGTAAATTCAATGAAGAAGCGAGTGCTTGGTTGCAAGAATTGCGTGCCAGTGCCTTTGTGGAAGTTCTGAAGGACGAAAAGGATGAGCAGTAA
- the pdxA gene encoding 4-hydroxythreonine-4-phosphate dehydrogenase PdxA, translating into MSSKRIIVTAGEPAGIGPDLVLALSAQDWPHQLVVCADKTLLAERAEQLGIHVKLLDYQHNNPVQPQQAGTLLVEHIPLAEPVSAGQLNPANGHYVLKTLERAAKGCMNGEFDAIVTGPVHKGVINRAGVTFSGHTEFFAEQSNTPLVVMMLATEGLRTALVTTHLPLAEVPKAVTSERLEQIIHILHKDLVEKFAIAEPKIYVCGLNPHAGEDGVLGMEEIETITPTLQRLREQYGMQLVGPLPADTIFSEKYLQQADAVLGMYHDQVLPVLKYKGFGRSVNITLGLPFIRTSVDHGTALDLAGTGQADAGSFWTALAYAIELVDKKAK; encoded by the coding sequence ATGAGCAGTAAACGAATTATTGTTACTGCGGGAGAACCTGCGGGGATAGGCCCAGATCTCGTTCTCGCCCTCTCAGCGCAGGATTGGCCACATCAACTGGTAGTATGTGCCGATAAAACCTTGCTTGCCGAACGTGCTGAACAACTAGGCATTCATGTTAAGCTACTGGATTATCAACACAATAATCCAGTACAACCACAACAAGCCGGCACTCTTTTAGTCGAGCATATTCCTCTAGCAGAGCCCGTGTCCGCAGGCCAACTCAATCCTGCCAATGGACACTATGTGTTAAAAACACTGGAAAGAGCGGCAAAAGGCTGTATGAATGGCGAGTTTGATGCTATTGTCACCGGCCCTGTGCACAAGGGGGTAATCAACCGTGCGGGTGTTACCTTCAGTGGACATACTGAGTTTTTTGCCGAGCAATCGAACACCCCTTTGGTGGTAATGATGCTTGCCACAGAAGGCTTACGAACAGCTCTAGTTACCACTCATCTGCCTCTCGCAGAAGTGCCAAAAGCTGTTACCAGTGAACGTCTAGAACAGATCATTCACATTCTCCACAAGGATTTAGTCGAGAAATTTGCCATTGCTGAGCCTAAAATTTACGTGTGTGGCTTAAACCCACATGCAGGTGAAGACGGCGTGTTAGGCATGGAGGAGATCGAAACCATCACTCCAACCCTACAGCGTTTGCGTGAGCAATATGGCATGCAATTGGTTGGCCCACTGCCAGCTGATACCATTTTTAGTGAAAAATACTTGCAACAAGCCGATGCCGTACTCGGGATGTACCACGATCAAGTACTTCCCGTGCTCAAATACAAAGGCTTTGGCCGCTCAGTCAATATTACTCTGGGACTGCCTTTTATCCGCACTTCAGTGGATCACGGCACCGCATTGGATCTTGCTGGAACGGGTCAAGCCGATGCAGGAAGCTTCTGGACCGCATTGGCTTACGCAATAGAATTAGTTGATAAAAAAGCGAAATAA
- the rsmA gene encoding 16S rRNA (adenine(1518)-N(6)/adenine(1519)-N(6))-dimethyltransferase RsmA: MRNDVHLGHKARKRFGQNFLNDPYIIDGIVSAINPRPGQNLVEIGPGLGAITEPVGREVDKFTVIELDRDLAERLRNHPELASKLTIHEGDAMRFDFKQLVKPNNKLRVFGNLPYNISTPLMFHLFEFHRDIQDMHFMLQKEVVNRLAAGPGSKAYGRLTVMAQYYCKVVPVLEVPPTAFVPPPKVDSAVVRLVPYEDLPHPATSLEWLDRVVREGFNQRRKTVRNCYKGLVEPETLEALGINPGMRPENLTLAQFVAVANWLDAQHQKAHA, translated from the coding sequence ATGAGAAATGATGTCCACTTAGGGCACAAAGCACGTAAACGCTTTGGTCAAAACTTCCTCAATGATCCTTACATCATTGATGGTATTGTGTCGGCGATTAATCCAAGACCGGGGCAAAACTTGGTTGAAATCGGCCCAGGATTAGGCGCAATCACAGAACCGGTAGGACGTGAAGTGGATAAGTTCACTGTCATCGAACTTGACCGTGATCTCGCAGAGCGCTTGCGTAATCATCCCGAATTAGCAAGCAAGCTGACGATCCACGAAGGCGACGCCATGCGTTTTGACTTCAAACAGCTGGTTAAACCAAACAACAAACTTCGCGTGTTTGGTAACTTGCCTTACAACATTTCAACACCACTGATGTTCCACCTGTTTGAATTCCACCGTGACATTCAAGACATGCACTTCATGCTGCAAAAAGAGGTGGTCAACCGTTTAGCGGCAGGCCCTGGCAGCAAAGCTTATGGCCGCCTAACCGTGATGGCGCAATACTATTGTAAAGTGGTTCCTGTATTGGAAGTGCCGCCAACGGCGTTTGTGCCACCACCGAAAGTGGACTCTGCGGTCGTACGTCTGGTGCCATATGAAGATCTCCCACACCCAGCGACCAGCTTAGAGTGGTTAGATCGCGTGGTACGTGAAGGCTTTAACCAACGCCGTAAAACCGTGCGTAACTGCTACAAAGGTTTGGTTGAGCCAGAAACGCTGGAGGCATTGGGTATCAACCCAGGCATGCGCCCAGAAAACCTGACCTTAGCTCAGTTTGTGGCAGTAGCGAACTGGCTTGATGCCCAGCATCAAAAAGCTCATGCATAA
- the apaG gene encoding Co2+/Mg2+ efflux protein ApaG: MDVSLPCIKIQVQTRYIEEQSDPEYQRFVFAYLITIKNLSTQTVQLLGRRWLITDADGKQTVVEGDGVMGEQPYIQANDEYTYSSGTALDTPIGVMQGQYLMVDEQGGSFSVEIEPFRLAVPHILN, from the coding sequence ATGGATGTTTCGCTTCCCTGCATCAAAATTCAGGTTCAAACTCGCTACATTGAGGAACAATCCGATCCTGAATATCAGCGCTTTGTGTTTGCTTATCTGATCACGATTAAGAATCTCAGCACTCAAACCGTGCAGCTATTAGGCCGTCGTTGGCTAATCACAGACGCCGATGGTAAGCAGACCGTAGTGGAAGGTGATGGTGTGATGGGAGAACAGCCATACATTCAAGCCAACGATGAATATACCTACAGCAGTGGTACAGCACTGGATACACCGATAGGTGTGATGCAAGGCCAGTACCTAATGGTTGATGAACAAGGTGGGTCTTTCTCGGTAGAAATTGAACCGTTTCGTCTAGCGGTTCCTCATATCCTGAATTAA
- a CDS encoding symmetrical bis(5'-nucleosyl)-tetraphosphatase: MANYIVGDIQGCFDELQLLLEQAHFDPSQDTLWFAGDLVARGPKSLETLRFAHQLGDAARVVLGNHDLHLLAVSLGTHPAKRRDQTQPILDAPDAAQLLDWLRQQPLLAEHEEFVLCHAGISPQWDLAIARQAAQEVEQVLRSAQWDSLIVQMYSDEPDMWDAELQGIDRLRYIINAFTRMRFCFPNGRLDMQCKLPPSEVTDGSLLPWFQLPQRIRLEKTVIFGHWAALEGYFSNEVIGLDTGCVWGGTLTMLRWEDKRYFVQAAL, encoded by the coding sequence GTGGCTAATTACATCGTTGGGGATATTCAAGGCTGTTTTGATGAGTTACAGCTACTGCTTGAACAAGCTCACTTTGATCCGAGCCAAGATACTCTCTGGTTTGCCGGTGATTTAGTCGCAAGAGGCCCCAAATCACTCGAAACACTGCGCTTTGCCCATCAACTCGGTGATGCCGCACGAGTGGTACTGGGCAATCATGATTTGCATTTGCTCGCAGTGTCACTTGGCACTCATCCGGCCAAACGCCGCGATCAAACCCAACCGATTTTAGATGCGCCCGACGCCGCGCAATTACTTGATTGGCTACGTCAGCAACCCTTGCTAGCTGAACATGAAGAATTTGTGCTCTGCCATGCCGGTATTTCACCACAATGGGATCTCGCCATCGCCCGCCAAGCAGCGCAAGAAGTAGAACAAGTGTTGCGTAGTGCACAATGGGATAGCCTGATTGTACAGATGTATAGTGATGAACCCGATATGTGGGATGCTGAACTGCAAGGCATAGATCGCCTACGTTACATCATTAACGCTTTCACACGCATGCGCTTTTGTTTCCCTAATGGCCGTTTGGACATGCAATGTAAACTGCCTCCTAGCGAAGTCACCGATGGTAGCTTATTACCTTGGTTTCAATTACCGCAACGGATTCGATTAGAAAAGACCGTGATTTTTGGCCATTGGGCTGCACTGGAAGGTTATTTCAGTAATGAGGTGATTGGACTGGATACAGGCTGTGTGTGGGGCGGAACCCTGACTATGCTGCGTTGGGAAGATAAACGCTATTTCGTTCAAGCCGCACTTTAA
- the folA gene encoding type 3 dihydrofolate reductase, translated as MMISMIAAMADNRIIGKDNQMPWHLPADFAWFKRCTLGKPVIMGRKTYQSIGRPLPGRHNIVISRDETLQIDGVDVVTSIDAALAKAGEVDEVMIIGGGSLYAACLPMANKLYITEINAELDGDTQFPEWGSDWQECYREHYSVDEKNTYAMDFVIFERK; from the coding sequence ATGATGATCAGTATGATTGCCGCGATGGCAGACAACCGCATTATTGGTAAAGATAACCAGATGCCTTGGCATCTGCCTGCAGATTTTGCATGGTTTAAACGCTGCACATTAGGCAAACCTGTGATTATGGGGCGCAAAACCTACCAATCGATTGGGCGACCTTTGCCGGGGCGGCACAATATTGTGATCTCTCGTGATGAGACTTTGCAGATTGATGGGGTTGATGTGGTGACATCTATCGATGCCGCGCTAGCAAAAGCCGGAGAAGTTGATGAGGTCATGATCATTGGCGGCGGAAGTTTGTATGCGGCTTGCCTGCCGATGGCCAATAAACTGTACATTACCGAGATCAATGCGGAACTTGATGGTGATACGCAGTTTCCTGAATGGGGAAGTGATTGGCAGGAGTGTTATCGTGAGCATTACTCCGTAGATGAAAAAAATACCTATGCGATGGATTTTGTGATTTTTGAACGGAAATAG
- a CDS encoding threonine/serine exporter family protein, whose product MLSWDLFFGLLNDMFFAAIPAVGFALVFNVPAPALKYCALGGALGHGLRYLMMQFGVPIEWATFFAATLVGMVGVYWSRRFLAHPKVFTVAALIPMVPGVFAFKAMIALVEINHLGFSPELLEALMENFLKAMFIIAGLAVGLAVPGLLFYRRKPII is encoded by the coding sequence ATGCTAAGTTGGGATCTATTTTTCGGGCTACTCAACGACATGTTTTTTGCCGCAATTCCGGCGGTTGGGTTTGCCTTGGTATTTAATGTGCCTGCTCCTGCATTGAAGTATTGTGCGCTTGGTGGCGCGCTTGGACATGGATTGCGTTATTTAATGATGCAATTTGGCGTCCCGATCGAATGGGCGACCTTTTTTGCTGCAACACTGGTGGGGATGGTCGGGGTATATTGGTCTCGTCGATTCTTGGCACATCCCAAAGTGTTTACAGTAGCTGCGCTCATTCCTATGGTTCCTGGTGTCTTCGCTTTTAAAGCCATGATCGCTCTCGTGGAGATTAATCATCTTGGTTTTTCACCAGAGTTGCTAGAAGCACTCATGGAGAATTTCCTCAAGGCGATGTTTATTATTGCCGGTTTAGCGGTTGGTTTAGCGGTACCTGGGCTGTTATTCTACCGCCGCAAACCGATTATTTAA
- the cgtA gene encoding Obg family GTPase CgtA has product MKFVDEAVIKVQAGDGGNGVVSFWREKFITNGGPDGGDGGDGGDVYMVADENLNTLIDYRFQRFYEAERGKNGGGGNCTGKSGKDKELRVPVGTRAVDIHTNEIIGEVAEHGKKIMIAKGGWHGLGNARFKSSVNRSPRQKTMGTKGELRDIRLELLLLADVGMLGMPNAGKSTFIRAVSAAKPKVADYPFTTLVPSLGVVSVLPEKSFVVADIPGLIEGAAEGAGLGIRFLKHLERCRVLLHMIDILPADQSDPAQNALTIIDELEQYSEKLAKKPRWLVFNKVDLMSEEEADEIIQDIVDALAWEGDYFKISAANRQGTKELCMKLAEFMDTLPREAEEQTEAEKVNFTWDYNHKDGLAGQEVITEDDDDWDDWDDEEDDGHVIYVRD; this is encoded by the coding sequence ATGAAATTCGTAGATGAAGCGGTAATTAAAGTTCAAGCTGGTGATGGTGGCAACGGCGTTGTCAGCTTCTGGCGTGAAAAATTCATTACCAATGGCGGCCCTGATGGCGGCGATGGCGGTGATGGTGGCGATGTGTATATGGTCGCCGATGAAAACCTTAACACCTTGATTGACTATCGTTTCCAGCGTTTTTATGAAGCTGAACGCGGTAAAAATGGTGGTGGCGGTAACTGTACCGGTAAAAGCGGTAAAGACAAAGAACTGCGCGTACCGGTAGGCACCCGTGCTGTCGATATTCACACTAATGAAATCATTGGTGAAGTCGCAGAACACGGTAAGAAGATCATGATCGCTAAGGGCGGTTGGCATGGCTTGGGTAACGCTCGCTTTAAATCTTCGGTCAACCGTTCACCACGCCAAAAAACTATGGGTACTAAAGGTGAATTGCGTGATATCCGTTTAGAGCTGCTACTGCTAGCTGATGTTGGTATGCTGGGTATGCCAAATGCGGGTAAATCAACCTTTATTCGCGCCGTTTCAGCTGCTAAGCCGAAAGTCGCGGACTATCCGTTTACGACTCTTGTGCCAAGCCTTGGTGTGGTGAGCGTGCTGCCAGAGAAAAGCTTTGTAGTCGCTGATATCCCAGGGTTGATTGAGGGTGCGGCGGAAGGCGCTGGTTTAGGGATTCGTTTCTTGAAACACCTTGAACGTTGTCGCGTGCTGCTACATATGATTGATATTCTGCCTGCGGATCAAAGCGATCCTGCGCAGAATGCTTTGACCATCATTGATGAGCTTGAGCAGTACAGTGAAAAGCTGGCGAAGAAACCACGTTGGTTGGTGTTCAACAAAGTTGATCTGATGTCAGAAGAAGAAGCTGACGAGATCATTCAAGACATCGTTGATGCACTCGCATGGGAAGGTGACTACTTCAAAATTTCTGCTGCGAATCGTCAAGGTACCAAAGAGCTGTGCATGAAGCTGGCAGAGTTTATGGATACTTTACCGCGCGAAGCGGAAGAACAGACAGAAGCGGAAAAAGTCAACTTCACATGGGATTATAACCATAAAGATGGCTTGGCCGGTCAAGAAGTGATCACGGAAGATGATGACGATTGGGATGACTGGGACGACGAAGAAGATGACGGCCACGTTATCTATGTCCGTGACTAA
- the rpmA gene encoding 50S ribosomal protein L27: MAHKKAGGSTRNGRDSESKRLGVKRFGGESVLAGNIIVRQRGTKFHAGTNVGIGKDHTLFALSDGKVKFEVKGPKNRKFVSIETAE; this comes from the coding sequence ATGGCACACAAAAAAGCTGGTGGTTCTACTCGTAACGGCCGCGATTCAGAAAGCAAACGTCTAGGTGTTAAGCGTTTCGGTGGTGAATCTGTACTTGCAGGTAACATCATTGTTCGTCAACGTGGTACTAAGTTCCACGCTGGTACTAACGTAGGCATCGGTAAAGACCACACTCTATTCGCTCTATCTGATGGTAAAGTGAAGTTCGAGGTTAAAGGTCCTAAGAACCGTAAATTCGTTAGCATCGAAACTGCTGAATAA
- the rplU gene encoding 50S ribosomal protein L21, with protein MYAVFQSGGKQHRVSEGQTLRLEKLDVETGATVEFDKVLLVANGEDIKVGAPLVEGGKVVAEVVQHGRGDKVKIVKFRRRKHSRKQQGHRQWFTEVKITGINA; from the coding sequence ATGTACGCTGTTTTCCAATCTGGTGGTAAACAACACCGTGTAAGCGAAGGTCAAACTCTTCGTTTAGAGAAATTAGACGTTGAAACTGGCGCAACTGTAGAATTTGATAAAGTTCTGCTGGTTGCTAACGGTGAAGACATTAAAGTAGGTGCTCCTCTTGTTGAGGGCGGTAAAGTAGTTGCTGAAGTGGTACAACACGGTCGTGGCGATAAAGTAAAAATCGTTAAGTTCCGTCGTCGTAAGCACTCTCGTAAGCAACAAGGTCACCGTCAGTGGTTCACAGAAGTGAAAATCACTGGTATCAACGCTTAA
- the ispB gene encoding octaprenyl diphosphate synthase, translating to MDFKAIQALTANDMAKVNETIHAQLNSDVSLINQLGFYIISGGGKRLRPLLAVLSAKALGYQGSHHTTAAAFIEFIHTATLLHDDVVDESDLRRGKATANAAFGNAASVLVGDFIYTRSFQMMTELGSLKILKLMSDAVNVIAEGEVQQLMNCNDPDTTEASYMQVIYSKTARLFEAATQIGAILCDAPPEVELAMQNYGKYLGTAFQLIDDVMDYTSDGEEMGKNVGDDLAEGKPTLPLLYAMQHGNSDQAAMIREAIEKANGMSRLNEILAAMEQTGSLQYTIEKAQREADKAIAELAILPESEYKQALITLAHMSVNRSK from the coding sequence ATGGATTTTAAAGCTATCCAAGCGCTTACTGCCAATGACATGGCAAAAGTGAACGAAACGATTCACGCTCAACTCAATTCTGACGTTTCCCTAATCAACCAACTTGGTTTTTATATCATCAGTGGTGGTGGGAAGCGTTTACGCCCATTGCTGGCGGTTTTATCCGCCAAAGCGCTCGGTTATCAGGGCTCACATCACACGACTGCAGCTGCTTTTATTGAATTCATTCATACGGCAACCTTGTTGCACGATGATGTAGTCGATGAGTCAGATCTGCGCCGCGGTAAAGCGACCGCCAATGCCGCTTTTGGTAATGCCGCTAGCGTATTAGTCGGTGACTTTATCTACACTCGCTCATTTCAGATGATGACAGAATTAGGATCCTTGAAGATCCTGAAGCTAATGAGTGATGCGGTAAACGTGATCGCCGAAGGTGAAGTGCAGCAATTAATGAACTGTAACGATCCTGATACTACCGAAGCCAGCTACATGCAGGTGATCTATTCGAAAACTGCACGTCTGTTTGAAGCGGCAACCCAGATCGGTGCGATCTTGTGTGACGCTCCGCCGGAAGTAGAGTTAGCGATGCAAAACTACGGCAAGTACCTCGGCACGGCATTTCAGCTGATTGATGATGTGATGGATTACACTTCAGACGGCGAAGAAATGGGTAAAAACGTCGGCGACGATCTGGCGGAAGGGAAACCTACCCTGCCACTGCTTTATGCGATGCAGCACGGAAATTCCGATCAAGCAGCGATGATTCGTGAAGCGATTGAGAAGGCCAATGGCATGTCTCGCCTCAATGAGATTCTCGCAGCAATGGAGCAAACTGGCTCTCTGCAATACACGATTGAGAAAGCACAGCGTGAAGCAGATAAAGCCATCGCTGAGTTAGCTATTCTGCCAGAAAGCGAATACAAACAAGCGTTGATCACGCTCGCTCATATGTCGGTCAATCGCAGTAAATAA
- a CDS encoding basic amino acid/polyamine antiporter yields MDKKLGLGSLTALVIGSMIGAGVFSLPQNMAAVASPLAVMIGWSITGIGMIFLALSFQYLAVNKSHVNSGVFGFAREGFGDFAGFCSAWGYWFSAMVANVSYLVIVFSTLGLLFDTPDQIIFGSGNTWWSIGGASLLLWGVHSLVLRGVQTAALINLITTMTKMVPLLLFIVFAITAFNWSTFSLDFSGIHHISGADLLGQVKATMLITVWVFVGIEGAVVVSSRARQRKDIGRATILGLLTALSIYVLVTLLSMGVIQVNELAQYPNPSMAQVLTAIIGPWGKYIIAVGLLISVCGAFLSWTVLASEAPFLAAKDKVFPRRFAKQNPAGSPVNALFLTTSCIQVSLILVRYTASTYDTLLVFASEMILVPYFLVGAFTLKLALEQQDRGKLLLIGLGATIYGLWLLYASGLHYLMLSTLLYVPGFAFYLKAKREQGAKAFCGRERVGAFTLLLFALGAAGMLWQGAW; encoded by the coding sequence ATGGATAAAAAACTGGGTTTAGGCTCTCTCACTGCGTTAGTGATCGGATCCATGATTGGCGCGGGCGTGTTTAGCCTGCCACAAAATATGGCGGCAGTCGCTAGTCCACTGGCAGTGATGATCGGCTGGTCGATCACTGGGATCGGCATGATCTTTCTTGCACTCTCTTTTCAATACTTGGCCGTCAACAAGTCCCATGTAAACAGCGGTGTATTTGGCTTCGCTCGCGAAGGTTTTGGTGATTTTGCAGGATTTTGCTCGGCATGGGGCTATTGGTTTAGTGCCATGGTCGCGAATGTCTCTTATCTAGTAATTGTGTTCAGTACCCTAGGGCTGCTGTTTGATACGCCTGATCAGATTATCTTTGGCTCTGGCAATACTTGGTGGTCAATTGGTGGTGCTTCTCTATTATTGTGGGGAGTTCACAGCTTAGTATTAAGAGGGGTGCAAACCGCCGCGCTGATCAATCTCATCACCACCATGACTAAAATGGTGCCTTTGCTGCTTTTCATTGTTTTTGCGATTACTGCCTTCAATTGGTCAACATTTAGCTTAGATTTTTCCGGTATCCACCATATTTCAGGTGCGGATCTACTCGGGCAAGTCAAAGCAACCATGCTGATCACTGTTTGGGTCTTTGTGGGAATTGAAGGTGCAGTGGTTGTTTCAAGCCGAGCTCGTCAGCGTAAAGATATTGGGCGAGCCACTATTCTTGGCTTACTTACCGCTCTGTCGATTTATGTCTTAGTTACGCTATTGTCGATGGGAGTGATTCAGGTTAATGAATTAGCGCAATATCCTAATCCTTCAATGGCGCAAGTGTTGACTGCAATTATAGGCCCATGGGGTAAGTACATTATCGCGGTTGGGCTTTTGATCTCCGTGTGTGGCGCATTTTTAAGTTGGACGGTATTGGCTTCTGAAGCCCCTTTTCTTGCAGCCAAAGATAAAGTCTTTCCTCGTCGTTTCGCTAAACAGAACCCTGCTGGGAGCCCTGTGAATGCGTTGTTTTTAACGACTTCATGTATCCAAGTGTCATTGATTCTCGTACGTTACACCGCGAGCACTTACGATACCTTGCTGGTTTTTGCTTCCGAAATGATTTTGGTACCCTATTTTCTGGTTGGGGCATTTACGCTCAAGCTGGCTCTTGAGCAGCAAGACAGAGGTAAACTTCTGCTGATTGGCCTAGGTGCTACGATCTATGGTTTGTGGTTGCTATATGCATCAGGTTTACATTATTTAATGTTATCAACACTCTTATATGTGCCTGGTTTTGCGTTTTATCTGAAAGCGAAGCGTGAACAAGGTGCTAAAGCATTCTGTGGCCGAGAAAGGGTTGGTGCTTTTACATTATTACTTTTTGCATTGGGAGCGGCAGGTATGCTGTGGCAAGGTGCTTGGTAA
- the mdh gene encoding malate dehydrogenase — MKVAVIGAAGGIGQALALLLKNRLPAGSDLALYDIAPVTPGVAADLSHIPTPVSIKGYAGEDPTPALEGADVVLVSAGVARKPGMDRADLFNVNAGIVKALAEKIAVVCPKACVGIITNPVNTTVPIAAEVLKKAGVYDKRKLFGITTLDVIRSETFVAALKDKDPGQVRVPVIGGHSGVTILPLLSQVEGVSFTDEEVAALTKRIQNAGTEVVEAKAGGGSATLSMGQAACRFGLALVKAMQGEANVVEYAYVEGEGEHAPFFAQPIKLGKNGVEELLEIGKLSAYEQAALDGMLDTLKGDIQIGVEFVK, encoded by the coding sequence ATGAAAGTCGCTGTTATTGGTGCCGCTGGCGGCATTGGTCAAGCCCTTGCTCTGTTACTCAAAAATCGTCTTCCTGCTGGTTCTGATCTAGCTCTGTATGATATCGCACCGGTTACTCCAGGTGTGGCAGCAGATCTGAGTCATATTCCAACACCAGTCTCCATCAAAGGTTATGCGGGTGAAGATCCAACGCCTGCACTGGAAGGTGCGGATGTGGTATTAGTTTCTGCTGGTGTTGCTCGTAAGCCGGGTATGGATCGTGCGGATTTGTTCAATGTGAACGCTGGTATTGTCAAAGCATTAGCAGAAAAAATCGCCGTGGTGTGTCCAAAAGCGTGTGTCGGCATCATTACTAACCCAGTAAACACCACAGTGCCAATCGCAGCGGAAGTGCTGAAGAAAGCAGGTGTGTATGACAAGCGTAAACTATTTGGTATTACCACTCTGGATGTGATCCGCTCTGAAACCTTCGTTGCTGCGCTGAAAGATAAAGATCCTGGTCAAGTCCGTGTACCTGTGATTGGCGGCCACTCCGGTGTCACCATTCTGCCTTTACTATCACAAGTGGAAGGCGTGAGCTTTACCGATGAAGAAGTCGCAGCGTTGACTAAGCGTATCCAAAATGCAGGTACTGAAGTCGTTGAAGCCAAAGCGGGTGGCGGTTCTGCAACTCTGTCTATGGGTCAAGCAGCATGTCGTTTTGGTCTTGCACTGGTTAAAGCAATGCAAGGTGAAGCGAATGTGGTTGAGTATGCTTATGTAGAAGGTGAGGGTGAACACGCTCCATTCTTTGCTCAACCGATCAAGCTAGGTAAAAATGGCGTTGAAGAGCTACTGGAAATCGGCAAATTGAGCGCTTATGAGCAAGCAGCCTTGGATGGCATGCTAGATACTCTGAAAGGCGACATTCAAATCGGTGTTGAGTTTGTAAAATAA